One segment of Terriglobales bacterium DNA contains the following:
- a CDS encoding MerR family transcriptional regulator, whose translation MQEFTSQEIVALTGISPRQLQWWDEQGIVSPARQGRCRLYSFADLTEISVICELRRKGFSLQRVRTVLRFLQRELGKRLVETLSNSADVHLLTDGKHIYLETSTRQVIDILKNARQPLLTICLSDTLRQVRADIRGKDFRNKKSVRSANWVRSRRKNSA comes from the coding sequence ATGCAGGAGTTTACTTCACAGGAGATCGTTGCGTTGACCGGCATCTCACCGCGGCAGTTGCAATGGTGGGATGAGCAGGGGATTGTCTCTCCTGCCCGTCAGGGCCGCTGCCGGCTCTATTCATTCGCTGATCTCACGGAAATTTCCGTGATTTGCGAGCTGCGCCGCAAAGGCTTCTCACTGCAGCGGGTGCGCACCGTGCTGCGCTTCCTGCAACGCGAGCTGGGCAAGCGTCTGGTAGAAACCCTCAGCAACAGCGCTGATGTGCATCTGCTGACCGATGGAAAACACATTTATCTGGAGACATCCACGCGCCAGGTGATTGACATCCTGAAGAACGCGCGGCAACCGCTGCTGACAATTTGCCTCTCCGATACATTGCGGCAGGTGCGCGCCGATATACGAGGGAAGGATTTTCGCAATAAGAAATCTGTTCGTTCTGCAAACTGGGTTCGTTCACGGCGAAAAAATTCGGCGTGA
- the ndhC gene encoding NADH-quinone oxidoreductase subunit A translates to MPDNYFAPYLPLLIHILFAGGIAAGMVMLSALLGKRRPTRAKMTPYECGILPTGDARGRFTVRFYLVAMLFILFDVEAVFLYPWAVIYRELSDPRTYGTRFFGFVEMLVYIGIVLVGFFYTWKKGVLDWNKPEGEDT, encoded by the coding sequence ATGCCGGACAACTATTTCGCCCCTTATTTGCCGTTGCTTATCCATATACTCTTCGCCGGGGGTATTGCGGCGGGAATGGTCATGCTTTCTGCCCTTTTGGGCAAGCGCCGTCCCACGCGGGCCAAAATGACCCCATATGAGTGCGGCATATTGCCCACCGGAGACGCTCGCGGGCGCTTTACAGTCAGGTTCTACCTCGTAGCTATGCTGTTTATTTTGTTCGATGTAGAGGCAGTTTTCCTCTATCCATGGGCGGTCATCTACCGAGAACTGAGCGATCCCAGGACATACGGAACCAGATTTTTTGGTTTCGTCGAAATGCTGGTGTACATCGGAATTGTGCTGGTCGGCTTCTTCTATACATGGAAGAAGGGCGTTCTGGACTGGAACAAGCCGGAAGGAGAAGACACCTAA
- the thiS gene encoding sulfur carrier protein ThiS gives MNLIINGERREFSEPSLALSALIIEKLGMKGDRVAVELNREIIRRDHWESTLLKNGDRLEIVHFVGGGKS, from the coding sequence ATGAACCTGATCATCAATGGAGAGCGTCGCGAATTCTCTGAGCCATCCCTGGCTCTTTCAGCCCTCATCATCGAAAAGCTTGGAATGAAGGGCGACCGGGTTGCGGTGGAACTCAATCGAGAGATCATCCGCCGCGACCACTGGGAATCTACCCTTCTGAAGAATGGAGACCGCCTGGAGATCGTCCACTTTGTTGGCGGAGGCAAATCGTAA
- the nuoD gene encoding NADH dehydrogenase (quinone) subunit D → MAHLPGTGVAQLDVTESTMILNMGPQHPSTHGVLRLLLEIDGESVVRMAPDIGYLHTGIEKTCEAKFYQQVVVLTDRIDYLCPMTNNLCYVLAVEKLLGLEIPPRAQWMRVMLNELTRIASHLVWLGTHALDIGAMTVFLYCFREREEILRIFEMVSGQRMMTSYFRVGGLALDAPLGFFEKVKKFVDIFPSRVDEYEGLLTGNRIWIERLKGVAHLSAEDAISLGVTGPALRASGVDWDLRRDMPYTGYENFKFKVPVSQDGDVWARYVCRVRELRESIGIVKQALEGMPAGRVKADAPKVVLPDREKMKTQMEALIYHFKIVTEGFTVPAGEVYQAIESPRGEMGYYIMSDGTAKPYRVHMRSPSYANLQALNTMCEGKLIADVVAAIGSIDIVLGEIDR, encoded by the coding sequence ATGGCCCACCTGCCTGGAACCGGAGTCGCTCAGCTCGACGTCACTGAAAGCACCATGATTCTCAACATGGGGCCGCAGCACCCCTCTACGCATGGCGTGCTCCGGTTGTTGCTCGAAATTGACGGCGAAAGCGTGGTGCGCATGGCGCCCGATATCGGATACCTGCACACCGGAATCGAAAAAACCTGCGAAGCCAAGTTCTACCAGCAAGTCGTGGTACTGACCGACCGCATTGATTATCTTTGCCCCATGACCAATAACCTCTGCTACGTGCTGGCAGTGGAAAAACTCCTGGGACTGGAGATACCACCGCGCGCGCAGTGGATGCGGGTGATGCTCAACGAGCTGACACGCATTGCCTCGCACCTGGTCTGGCTGGGAACACACGCACTCGATATCGGCGCGATGACAGTGTTTCTATACTGCTTCCGCGAACGTGAAGAGATCTTGCGCATCTTTGAGATGGTCAGCGGACAGCGCATGATGACCTCCTACTTCCGGGTGGGTGGTCTTGCTCTGGATGCACCCCTGGGATTTTTTGAAAAAGTAAAAAAGTTCGTGGATATCTTCCCGTCGCGGGTGGATGAATACGAAGGATTGCTGACCGGCAACCGCATCTGGATCGAGCGCCTGAAAGGCGTGGCCCATCTTTCCGCAGAAGACGCGATTTCGCTGGGTGTCACCGGCCCGGCGCTGCGCGCCAGCGGCGTTGATTGGGACCTGCGCCGCGACATGCCCTACACTGGCTACGAAAACTTCAAGTTCAAAGTACCGGTCTCGCAAGATGGCGACGTGTGGGCGCGTTATGTATGCCGCGTGCGGGAGCTGCGCGAATCCATTGGGATTGTGAAGCAGGCGCTGGAGGGAATGCCCGCGGGGCGGGTCAAAGCTGACGCTCCGAAAGTAGTTCTCCCCGACCGGGAAAAGATGAAAACGCAGATGGAAGCGCTCATCTATCACTTCAAGATTGTGACTGAGGGCTTTACCGTGCCGGCCGGCGAAGTTTACCAGGCAATCGAGTCGCCGCGCGGCGAAATGGGTTACTACATCATGAGCGATGGCACCGCTAAGCCATATCGTGTGCACATGCGCTCGCCTTCGTATGCCAACCTGCAGGCGCTGAACACGATGTGCGAAGGCAAGTTGATTGCAGACGTGGTGGCTGCTATTGGCAGCATTGACATTGTTTTGGGTGAGATAGACAGATAA
- a CDS encoding pitrilysin family protein, with translation MNLQNRTVRTLLSGVLLLPVLLLPLAGAAQTPGKDASSSTAPEKKLSVATTDEKKVEKKDTTAAPRTAAKPWERITFPPLHAFHPQHPKRIEFSNGLVVFLQEDHELPLIDGTIRIRGGSRDEPAGKTGLASVYGHTWRLGGTTSKTGDELDDFLEARAAKVETSSTVDSSLLSWSCLKENFDDVLKIAADVLEHPEFREDKLDLTKKQISTGISRRNDDPESIASREANKLAYGAQSPYARTAEYYTIAAITRADLVDWHNQFVHPNNMILGVVGDFDSTAMEAKLRQAFGDLPRGPEAERDPKVAIDPASPGVYFVEKDDVDQSTIEMVHLGIRRDNPDYYAISVMNEILGGGFSSRLVANCRTKQGLAYGVGGGVGAFYGHVGTFRVSMGTKSSTTGAGIDCLYGQLDDLEKKPVTEAELKRAKDTILNSFIFQFDDKDKVLQEQMVYEYFGYPADFLERFPANIKKVTVDDVERVALKYIHKDQLKMLVVGNSKDFDRDLSTFGKVNKIDITIPEAPPSAVSASAKPAATNPEGKALIAKVATALGDKKKLRAVKSIRQTITSVRKTPQGDISLDIDQTIVYPDQVYVKAKTSMGEMTTVITPQKASMDMGGQHRDMPSAMRDENLKVIRRDPIYILQHAGDSKYTFTASGDDTIEGVQTKILAINADGIEVKWYVDPSSGHLLRAAFHTQTMQGPAERVVDYSDWRDASGLSLPYKRTVTENGATSSEDTIKSIELNPVVDPKLFTP, from the coding sequence GGCCCCCAGGACTGCAGCCAAACCCTGGGAAAGAATTACATTTCCGCCACTGCACGCATTTCATCCGCAGCACCCCAAGCGGATCGAATTCTCCAACGGCCTGGTGGTTTTCCTGCAGGAAGACCACGAATTACCGCTGATTGACGGGACCATTCGCATTCGCGGTGGTTCGCGCGATGAACCCGCTGGCAAAACCGGTCTGGCGAGTGTTTATGGACATACATGGCGCCTGGGTGGCACCACCAGCAAAACCGGCGATGAACTTGACGACTTTTTAGAAGCACGCGCAGCTAAAGTCGAAACCTCGAGCACCGTGGATTCCTCGCTTCTTTCCTGGTCGTGCCTGAAAGAAAACTTTGACGATGTGCTGAAAATCGCAGCCGATGTGCTGGAGCATCCTGAATTTCGGGAAGACAAGCTCGACTTGACCAAGAAACAGATCTCGACCGGGATCTCGCGCCGCAATGATGATCCTGAATCTATTGCCTCGCGCGAAGCCAACAAACTGGCCTACGGCGCACAGAGCCCATACGCCAGGACCGCAGAGTATTACACCATTGCCGCCATTACTCGCGCCGATCTGGTGGATTGGCACAACCAGTTCGTTCATCCCAACAATATGATCCTGGGCGTAGTAGGGGATTTTGACTCTACTGCCATGGAAGCCAAACTGCGCCAGGCTTTTGGCGACCTACCGCGTGGACCGGAAGCCGAACGCGATCCCAAAGTTGCAATTGATCCGGCCTCGCCCGGAGTCTATTTCGTCGAAAAAGACGACGTTGACCAGAGCACGATTGAGATGGTGCACCTGGGAATTCGGCGCGACAATCCGGATTATTATGCGATTTCGGTCATGAATGAGATTCTTGGCGGCGGATTCTCCAGCCGGCTGGTTGCTAACTGCCGCACCAAGCAGGGACTCGCATACGGAGTCGGGGGCGGGGTTGGGGCCTTTTATGGCCACGTTGGGACCTTCCGCGTTTCCATGGGCACCAAGAGCAGCACCACAGGCGCGGGCATTGACTGCCTTTACGGCCAGTTGGATGACCTGGAAAAGAAGCCGGTGACCGAGGCTGAGCTCAAGCGCGCCAAAGACACGATCTTGAACTCATTCATCTTCCAATTTGATGACAAAGACAAAGTCCTGCAGGAGCAGATGGTCTATGAATACTTTGGCTATCCTGCTGACTTTCTGGAGCGCTTCCCCGCCAACATTAAAAAAGTGACGGTAGATGATGTGGAACGGGTGGCGCTCAAGTATATCCACAAAGACCAGTTGAAGATGCTGGTGGTGGGCAACTCTAAAGATTTCGACCGCGATCTTTCCACTTTTGGGAAGGTCAACAAGATTGATATCACCATCCCCGAAGCGCCTCCCTCGGCTGTTTCCGCCAGCGCAAAGCCGGCGGCCACGAATCCGGAAGGTAAGGCCCTCATCGCCAAAGTCGCCACGGCTCTCGGCGACAAGAAAAAATTGCGCGCCGTGAAGTCCATACGGCAAACCATCACCAGCGTGCGCAAAACCCCGCAGGGCGATATCTCATTGGATATTGACCAGACCATCGTCTATCCCGATCAGGTCTATGTGAAGGCGAAGACGTCAATGGGCGAAATGACCACCGTAATCACGCCGCAAAAAGCCTCCATGGACATGGGAGGCCAGCATCGCGACATGCCCTCGGCCATGCGCGACGAAAACCTGAAGGTGATCAGGCGCGACCCCATCTACATCTTGCAGCATGCCGGCGATTCCAAATACACCTTTACCGCTTCGGGCGACGATACCATCGAGGGAGTGCAGACGAAAATCCTGGCCATCAATGCCGATGGAATTGAGGTGAAGTGGTATGTAGACCCCAGCAGCGGCCATCTGCTGCGGGCGGCATTTCACACGCAAACCATGCAAGGACCAGCCGAGCGCGTAGTGGATTACTCCGATTGGCGCGACGCCAGCGGGCTCTCGCTGCCTTACAAACGAACGGTAACGGAAAACGGAGCGACATCGAGCGAAGATACCATTAAGTCGATTGAGTTGAATCCTGTGGTGGATCCCAAGTTGTTTACGCCGTAG
- a CDS encoding NAD(P)H-dependent oxidoreductase subunit E has product MVISEKLDKFFDEKIKEYPTRRSFLVPMLLYTQDELGYLPDEAIAHLAKKTDLTELEVRNVISYYSLLRTKPMGKYHIQVCTNISCMLRGGEETFEHCRQKLGIGHKQKTADGLFSLEEVECIGACSWAPAVQVNYDFHENLTPEKLDRVLEDYRKKQSI; this is encoded by the coding sequence ATGGTGATTTCGGAAAAACTCGATAAGTTCTTCGACGAAAAAATAAAGGAATACCCGACACGGCGCTCCTTCCTCGTTCCCATGCTGCTCTATACGCAAGACGAGCTTGGGTATCTGCCTGACGAAGCCATTGCTCACCTCGCGAAAAAGACTGATCTGACCGAACTGGAGGTGCGCAACGTCATCAGCTATTACTCGCTGCTGCGTACCAAGCCCATGGGCAAGTACCACATCCAGGTTTGCACCAACATCAGTTGCATGCTGCGCGGTGGAGAAGAAACCTTCGAGCACTGCCGGCAAAAGCTCGGCATCGGCCACAAACAGAAGACGGCCGACGGTTTGTTTTCACTGGAAGAAGTTGAGTGCATCGGGGCCTGCTCCTGGGCTCCGGCGGTACAGGTGAATTATGACTTTCACGAGAACCTGACGCCGGAAAAGCTGGACCGGGTTCTGGAAGATTACAGGAAGAAGCAATCAATTTAG
- a CDS encoding NADH-quinone oxidoreductase subunit C, giving the protein MSLSPAVTDLSQLKDMPAVARLTDVKSSAVQGAKFDRDELSIYVDGAFIREACALLQSDPETKFNFLSDITCVDLYPSEPRFEVCYHLLSHTRKERVRLKVKLAGNDPSVESITSVWPAANFFEREIFDLFGVRFEGHPNLRRILMPEDWEGHPLRKDYPVEGYR; this is encoded by the coding sequence ATGTCGCTCTCCCCCGCAGTTACCGACCTTAGCCAGTTAAAGGACATGCCTGCTGTCGCCCGCCTCACAGATGTAAAGAGCAGTGCCGTGCAGGGCGCGAAGTTCGACCGCGACGAGCTTTCAATCTACGTAGACGGAGCCTTCATTCGTGAAGCCTGCGCGCTGTTGCAATCCGACCCGGAAACCAAGTTCAATTTTCTTTCGGATATCACTTGCGTGGATTTGTATCCCAGCGAGCCGCGCTTTGAAGTCTGCTATCACCTGCTCTCGCACACACGCAAAGAGCGCGTGCGGCTGAAGGTCAAGCTGGCAGGAAACGACCCCAGCGTGGAATCCATTACTTCGGTCTGGCCGGCCGCCAATTTCTTTGAGCGCGAAATTTTTGATCTCTTCGGAGTACGCTTCGAGGGCCATCCTAACCTGCGGCGCATCCTGATGCCGGAGGATTGGGAAGGCCATCCGCTGCGTAAAGATTATCCCGTGGAGGGTTATCGCTAA
- the ribB gene encoding 3,4-dihydroxy-2-butanone-4-phosphate synthase — MFVNQMYEYWTEIPSHPATIFLMNPQTPFTTVEEAIAEIRAGRMVVVVDDEDRENEGDLTLAAEKVTPEAINFMAKYGRGLICLALTEERLDYLRIGPMTAFNDSPYGTAFCESIEARAGVTTGISAHDRSRTIQVAVDPQSRPSDLVRPGHIFPLRARKGGVLVRAGQTEASVDLARLAGLVPAGVICEIMNEDGSMARVPQLVEFCQKHNLKMLTVAELIRYRIKNERYVHRAGEALLPTPYGEFRMIAYESELDHEFHIALLRGDPAEFGSRPALVRMHSHCLVGDVFGATWCTCQATIAHSLKMIAEHDHGALIYLHQTSKGFSIEKVGDKPMLAFHRESREPSLPDHQRKTQREIGIGAQILSDLGIKEIRLLTNHPRRVAGLEGYGIRIIEQVPIPVGQAKDAASTRS, encoded by the coding sequence ATGTTTGTTAATCAAATGTATGAGTACTGGACCGAGATACCCTCTCATCCTGCTACAATTTTCCTTATGAACCCGCAGACGCCATTTACGACCGTTGAAGAGGCGATTGCAGAGATCCGCGCCGGACGCATGGTCGTAGTCGTGGACGACGAAGACCGCGAGAACGAAGGCGACCTCACCCTGGCGGCGGAAAAAGTTACTCCTGAAGCCATCAACTTCATGGCTAAGTATGGCCGCGGACTTATCTGCCTGGCGCTTACCGAGGAGCGGCTGGATTACCTGCGCATCGGCCCCATGACTGCCTTCAACGACTCGCCCTACGGCACGGCATTCTGCGAGAGCATCGAAGCGCGGGCGGGGGTCACTACGGGAATTTCCGCACATGACCGCTCGCGTACGATTCAGGTGGCGGTTGATCCTCAATCACGGCCCAGCGATTTGGTGCGTCCTGGACACATATTTCCTCTGCGCGCCCGCAAAGGCGGCGTGCTGGTGCGCGCCGGCCAAACCGAAGCCTCCGTTGACCTCGCACGGCTGGCTGGGCTGGTGCCTGCCGGAGTGATCTGCGAGATCATGAATGAAGACGGCAGCATGGCGCGCGTGCCGCAGCTTGTAGAGTTCTGCCAGAAGCACAATTTGAAGATGCTGACGGTCGCGGAGCTGATCCGCTATCGAATTAAGAACGAACGCTACGTTCACCGCGCAGGCGAAGCCCTGCTGCCGACGCCCTACGGCGAGTTCCGCATGATTGCCTACGAGAGTGAACTCGATCACGAGTTCCACATTGCCCTGTTGCGGGGCGATCCGGCAGAGTTTGGTTCACGCCCGGCCCTGGTGCGTATGCATTCCCACTGCCTCGTGGGCGATGTTTTTGGCGCGACCTGGTGCACCTGCCAGGCGACCATCGCACACTCCCTGAAGATGATCGCGGAGCACGATCATGGCGCCCTGATTTATCTTCATCAAACCTCCAAGGGATTTTCCATCGAAAAGGTCGGCGACAAACCTATGCTGGCGTTTCATCGCGAATCCCGCGAGCCGTCGCTCCCCGACCATCAGCGCAAAACGCAGCGCGAAATTGGAATCGGGGCACAAATTCTCTCGGACTTGGGAATTAAAGAAATCCGCCTGCTGACAAATCATCCTCGCCGGGTGGCGGGCCTGGAGGGCTATGGCATCCGCATCATCGAACAGGTACCCATTCCCGTGGGCCAGGCGAAAGACGCAGCTTCAACGCGTTCTTGA
- a CDS encoding VanW family protein, with the protein MPGLRHIFMAHGVDRLHSEEPTRISAAIFAAKAAVLRCVRFATDLRAPLHTLAAGKLTDYPLLLTETRSPLWTAESSVEQSLQLGKVQNLRRACSRLHLVEVPANQLFSFWQQIGKATKSEGYATGRELRQGCLIPTVGGGLCQLSNALYDIALRTGCEIVERHAHTAAVPGSAAAQGRDATIFWNYVDLRFRPEQDILITARLSRDELIITFRGKHGLLRMNEHRPAGRPSIRINTCTDCAVESCFRNVKAKNSISAGNAAFLIEECWPEFEEFAQQTRRDADELFLPMHSNFLQRQRYNWNCDGYSRIVAATLPTVLSSAKTRAGEFRNLPPIAVQLERSQKLAEYYGKRLSMKTSHLYVAQSLLPFLWRRGDLGGREFRVFMTRMPLRALHRRLDDLAARFPERKTFQEFRAPAWMVEAEAEALEHAESIITPHSFLAGMFPRKTTRLAWKLPKVAHRHQPGSCIVFPGPAVARKGAYELREALQGSLQKLVVLGSLLESGKFWEGCTLAQAAPDWLDQAAVVVQPAFVENAPRPLLRSLAAGIPVIASPECGIEKHQKLMLVPAGDTVALRDALARVLASRRDRAKVQIMG; encoded by the coding sequence ATGCCGGGATTACGGCACATTTTTATGGCACATGGGGTAGACCGATTGCACTCCGAAGAACCAACCCGTATTTCAGCGGCTATCTTTGCGGCCAAAGCGGCAGTACTGCGTTGTGTGCGCTTTGCCACAGACCTGCGTGCGCCTTTACACACTCTTGCCGCGGGCAAGCTGACGGATTATCCCCTCTTACTTACTGAAACCAGGTCGCCTCTGTGGACGGCTGAGAGTTCGGTGGAGCAATCCCTTCAACTTGGAAAGGTACAGAATCTGCGCCGGGCCTGTAGCCGGTTGCATCTGGTTGAAGTGCCTGCAAACCAGTTGTTCAGCTTTTGGCAGCAGATTGGCAAAGCCACAAAGTCTGAGGGCTACGCTACCGGCCGCGAGCTTCGTCAGGGCTGTTTGATTCCTACCGTTGGCGGTGGTCTGTGCCAGCTCTCCAACGCTTTGTACGATATAGCTCTGAGGACGGGCTGCGAGATCGTCGAGCGGCACGCCCACACGGCGGCTGTTCCTGGCTCTGCGGCCGCGCAGGGAAGAGACGCTACGATTTTCTGGAACTACGTTGATCTTCGCTTTCGTCCGGAGCAAGACATCCTCATAACCGCCCGGCTTTCCCGGGATGAACTGATCATTACTTTTCGCGGCAAGCATGGTTTGCTGCGCATGAACGAACATCGGCCGGCGGGGCGCCCCAGCATCCGGATCAATACATGCACAGATTGCGCAGTAGAAAGTTGTTTTCGCAATGTGAAGGCCAAAAATTCCATCTCAGCCGGCAACGCGGCATTCCTGATCGAAGAGTGCTGGCCGGAGTTTGAAGAATTTGCGCAACAGACCAGGCGGGATGCAGATGAATTGTTTCTGCCCATGCATTCGAATTTCTTGCAGCGGCAGAGATATAACTGGAATTGCGATGGATATTCACGGATCGTTGCCGCAACGTTGCCAACAGTTCTTTCTTCAGCCAAAACGCGTGCAGGAGAGTTCAGAAATTTGCCTCCCATCGCAGTGCAACTGGAACGCTCGCAGAAGCTGGCGGAGTATTACGGCAAAAGACTTTCGATGAAGACCTCTCATCTCTATGTAGCGCAATCGCTGCTGCCGTTCTTATGGCGAAGGGGCGACCTGGGAGGCAGGGAGTTTCGCGTGTTCATGACGCGCATGCCCTTGCGGGCACTGCACAGGAGACTCGACGATCTGGCGGCGAGATTTCCAGAGCGCAAGACCTTCCAGGAATTCCGGGCGCCGGCATGGATGGTCGAGGCCGAAGCCGAAGCTCTGGAACACGCTGAGAGCATCATTACCCCACACTCATTTCTGGCCGGCATGTTTCCCCGCAAGACCACGAGACTGGCGTGGAAGCTGCCCAAGGTCGCGCATCGGCATCAGCCCGGCTCATGCATTGTTTTCCCCGGACCTGCTGTTGCCCGCAAAGGCGCATACGAGTTGCGCGAGGCACTGCAAGGTTCGCTTCAAAAACTCGTAGTTCTCGGAAGTCTGCTCGAATCTGGGAAGTTTTGGGAGGGATGCACGCTCGCCCAGGCCGCACCAGATTGGTTAGATCAGGCTGCCGTGGTGGTTCAGCCGGCATTTGTCGAGAACGCTCCGCGTCCGCTGCTGCGGTCGTTGGCGGCCGGCATTCCCGTGATTGCTTCGCCGGAATGCGGGATCGAGAAGCATCAGAAACTTATGCTGGTTCCAGCCGGAGACACAGTTGCACTGCGTGACGCTCTCGCGAGAGTTCTTGCGTCTCGCAGAGACCGTGCAAAAGTGCAAATCATGGGTTGA
- a CDS encoding DUF4097 family beta strand repeat-containing protein, giving the protein MKKIFLALSVLLVLTLPAAADDWKKDYTISGKPEVRLSTGDGSVEFIVWERKQVSVSVHTEGWQIGSDGVRIEEHQSGDRVEVTVHTPHEGWFCLFCNRSMHVTVNLPQEANLDLHTGDGSIKGSRVHGNLDLNTGDGSIRIEDADGQLSAHTGDGGIHVDGRFDALKIETGDGSIHAEINRGSKMVSSWYLHSGDGSIELRLPEGFSANLDAHTGDGSINSDLSALTDEDKHNHTLRGKLNGGGPLLELRSGDGSIHLGKN; this is encoded by the coding sequence ATGAAGAAGATCTTTTTAGCGCTATCGGTTTTGCTGGTCCTGACCTTGCCCGCGGCAGCGGATGACTGGAAGAAGGACTACACCATCTCTGGAAAACCCGAGGTGCGTCTGAGCACCGGAGACGGTTCGGTGGAATTTATTGTTTGGGAGCGCAAACAGGTGAGCGTATCGGTTCACACCGAAGGCTGGCAGATCGGCTCAGACGGTGTAAGGATTGAAGAGCACCAGTCTGGAGACCGGGTCGAGGTGACGGTCCACACTCCGCATGAGGGCTGGTTTTGCCTGTTCTGCAACCGCTCCATGCATGTGACGGTGAACCTGCCGCAGGAGGCGAACCTCGATCTTCATACCGGCGACGGCTCCATCAAAGGCTCACGCGTCCACGGCAACCTGGACCTCAACACCGGAGATGGCTCGATTCGTATTGAAGATGCCGATGGCCAACTGTCGGCGCACACCGGCGACGGAGGCATTCATGTTGACGGCAGGTTCGACGCTTTGAAGATCGAAACCGGCGATGGCAGCATTCACGCTGAAATCAATCGAGGATCAAAGATGGTAAGCTCCTGGTACCTGCACTCGGGCGATGGCAGCATTGAGCTCCGTTTGCCGGAAGGTTTCTCGGCCAACCTGGACGCCCACACCGGCGATGGCAGTATCAACTCCGACCTTTCTGCGCTGACGGACGAAGATAAACACAATCACACCTTGCGAGGCAAACTGAACGGCGGCGGTCCGCTGCTCGAGCTGCGCAGCGGAGATGGGTCGATTCATCTGGGGAAGAATTAG
- a CDS encoding radical SAM protein → MPGSSLSFFEPLPQEKLVGIARLASLGDSIKQGHKIEYFTLPTRSILNRCTSKRGMPFTWTINPYRGCEFACKYCYARYTHEFMEMRDGLDFERKIYVKQNAGWLVRQELKHVRKGEGMAMGAATDPYQPAERRYEVTRAILEELAQHHGLALGIVTKSTLIVRDVELLRKFAANNDLWIQVTVTTMDIQLARILEPRAPRPDLRMQTVRELANAGLSVGVNCAPVLPEITDSVANLESVIVAAREAGAHRIHANPLYLKPCSEKVFMPFLAEQFPHLVEGYKQRYAKGAFLSKSYHQRVSKLMERLLQKHNFQHKRRERRAFVERQEQDEQMGLF, encoded by the coding sequence ATGCCGGGCTCTTCCCTATCCTTCTTCGAACCCCTCCCCCAGGAGAAGCTGGTAGGGATTGCCCGGCTCGCCTCTTTGGGCGACTCCATCAAGCAGGGGCACAAGATTGAGTACTTTACCCTGCCCACCCGCTCCATTCTCAACCGCTGCACCTCGAAGCGGGGTATGCCTTTTACTTGGACCATCAACCCTTACCGAGGCTGCGAGTTTGCCTGCAAATACTGTTATGCGCGTTACACCCATGAATTTATGGAGATGCGCGACGGCCTGGATTTTGAGCGCAAGATTTATGTGAAGCAGAACGCAGGATGGCTGGTGCGGCAGGAGCTGAAGCATGTCCGCAAAGGAGAGGGCATGGCCATGGGTGCGGCCACCGATCCTTATCAGCCGGCTGAGCGCCGTTACGAGGTTACGCGCGCCATCCTGGAAGAGCTGGCGCAGCATCACGGGCTTGCCCTGGGGATTGTGACCAAATCCACGCTGATCGTGCGCGATGTTGAGCTGCTGCGCAAGTTTGCCGCGAACAACGATCTCTGGATCCAGGTTACGGTCACCACCATGGATATTCAACTGGCAAGAATTCTGGAGCCGCGGGCGCCGAGGCCTGATCTGCGCATGCAGACGGTCCGCGAACTGGCTAACGCCGGGTTGAGTGTAGGAGTCAACTGCGCACCCGTGCTGCCGGAAATCACAGATTCGGTTGCCAACCTGGAATCGGTCATCGTTGCCGCGCGCGAGGCTGGAGCGCACCGTATCCACGCCAATCCTCTGTATCTGAAGCCGTGCTCGGAAAAAGTCTTTATGCCCTTTTTGGCAGAGCAGTTCCCCCACTTAGTTGAAGGCTATAAACAACGCTATGCCAAGGGCGCGTTTCTTTCCAAGTCGTACCACCAGCGTGTCTCCAAGCTCATGGAGCGCCTGCTGCAGAAGCACAACTTTCAACATAAGCGCCGCGAGCGGCGGGCGTTTGTGGAGAGGCAGGAACAAGACGAGCAGATGGGGTTGTTTTGA